In the Sediminibacter sp. Hel_I_10 genome, one interval contains:
- a CDS encoding sensor histidine kinase translates to MNDIKLRDFIKRLPETAIFVVILLLCLNLTQAQTSLEDAYIVAPDFTVVPESVPDLKRYSKEDLAEMEAHAKSYSSKLNSDRDRLLRAGAYHSIVAINLELGDRDDALYYLYELLDIPGFKDSKGAIEVYWAIFKWYSYSGNTVGMLEQFSELRRLGPLHNFYDETEPENLNKVYGELIIKAGYYKEAKDFYVNQLLKDSLTLGPTRFAVLNNDLASIYNKFNQPDSVTYYRNKAFKSINSNVKDRFPEEYRNYIRDYIQLHDFWYKKQFTQAHLEFAKLFLSEAAAYDVWETHTSVYAYHYIATHFFEKGDYNQALEYINQAIKLGLNKVPINTLNDLFILKGRLLDALGQRDETELVIKQFNRIRDSLAASLRNVDLTRFEVDKIRDGQSRAEKSAIENENKFILAFSTAIFTIAICAISIVSLVVIGRSRKRLRLAKVDISDKLVEREMLLKELNHRVKNNLSLIISLIKFQSEEFEDPRYIEKLNNLEHRISAIAIAHEQFVYADQQIEGSFYDLEDYLNKISNALISISARTINYQQWVERIKVTIDTALPMGIIINELLSNSIEHAETVGVLDVELRIESKNEWIIMMYSDSGNNFEDKPKGESLGGFIIQSMVEQLNGKLVRYGSSYHIKLKHKV, encoded by the coding sequence TTGAACGATATAAAATTGAGGGACTTTATAAAGCGTTTGCCAGAGACCGCCATCTTCGTGGTCATACTTCTGCTATGCTTAAATCTCACTCAAGCCCAAACTTCATTGGAGGATGCCTACATCGTGGCGCCAGACTTCACTGTAGTTCCTGAATCGGTTCCAGATTTAAAACGCTATTCAAAAGAAGATCTTGCAGAAATGGAGGCCCATGCAAAATCCTATTCATCCAAACTCAATTCAGACCGAGATCGCCTTTTAAGAGCTGGCGCTTACCATAGTATCGTTGCCATCAATTTAGAGCTAGGAGATCGGGATGACGCGCTATATTACCTGTATGAATTATTGGATATTCCAGGATTTAAGGATTCCAAGGGAGCCATAGAGGTCTATTGGGCCATTTTCAAATGGTACAGTTATTCTGGAAATACGGTGGGCATGCTCGAGCAATTTTCTGAATTACGAAGACTCGGGCCGCTTCACAATTTCTATGATGAAACAGAGCCAGAGAATCTAAATAAAGTTTATGGAGAACTTATAATAAAAGCAGGATACTACAAAGAAGCAAAAGACTTCTATGTCAATCAATTGCTAAAGGATTCTTTAACTTTAGGGCCAACTCGTTTTGCGGTTTTAAATAATGATTTAGCCTCAATTTATAATAAGTTCAATCAACCAGATAGTGTCACCTACTACCGTAATAAGGCCTTTAAGTCTATCAACTCAAACGTAAAAGATAGATTTCCAGAAGAATACCGCAATTATATAAGAGATTACATCCAATTGCATGATTTTTGGTATAAAAAGCAGTTCACCCAAGCACATTTAGAGTTTGCAAAATTATTCTTGAGCGAAGCAGCCGCTTATGATGTTTGGGAAACACATACCTCAGTTTATGCGTATCATTACATAGCCACTCATTTTTTTGAAAAAGGAGATTATAATCAAGCATTAGAATATATCAATCAAGCCATTAAGCTCGGGTTAAATAAAGTGCCCATCAATACGTTAAATGATCTTTTTATATTGAAAGGTCGGCTTTTGGATGCTTTGGGGCAAAGGGATGAAACAGAATTAGTGATAAAGCAGTTCAATCGCATCCGCGACTCATTAGCAGCAAGTCTTCGCAACGTAGATCTTACGCGTTTTGAGGTAGATAAAATCAGGGACGGGCAGAGTAGGGCCGAAAAATCAGCCATTGAAAATGAGAATAAGTTTATACTCGCCTTCAGTACCGCTATTTTTACCATTGCCATCTGTGCGATCTCCATTGTAAGTTTAGTGGTTATTGGCCGAAGTAGAAAGCGCTTACGGTTAGCCAAAGTGGATATTTCAGATAAATTAGTAGAGCGCGAAATGCTCTTAAAAGAACTCAACCACCGCGTTAAAAATAACCTCTCGCTCATCATTAGTCTGATAAAATTCCAAAGTGAAGAGTTTGAAGATCCGCGTTACATCGAAAAACTCAATAACCTAGAGCACCGCATCAGTGCCATAGCCATTGCACATGAGCAATTTGTATATGCTGATCAGCAAATAGAGGGCAGCTTCTATGATCTGGAAGATTATCTAAACAAAATCTCCAACGCACTCATAAGCATTTCAGCAAGAACCATCAATTACCAGCAGTGGGTAGAGCGCATTAAAGTGACCATTGATACCGCCTTGCCAATGGGCATCATTATCAATGAGCTCTTGAGCAATAGTATTGAGCATGCAGAAACCGTTGGGGTTTTAGACGTCGAGCTGCGCATTGAGTCCAAAAATGAGTGGATCATTATGATGTACTCAGACTCTGGAAATAATTTTGAAGACAAACCAAAGGGCGAAAGTTTAGGGGGCTTCATCATTCAAAGTATGGTAGAGCAGCTTAATGGCAAGTTGGTACGCTACGGCTCATCTTACCATATCAAATTAAAACACAAAGTATAA
- a CDS encoding response regulator transcription factor gives MLKNIKNILIVEDEVLLAQQLKQAMLKHGYRCAGIAIDYKGAQAILDSTKVDMVLLDIKISGEKTGIDVAQYINANYGLPFIFMTSYNDEDTLTKIKALHPKGYINKPLNHATLLMTMDIIFDNMGDNESNYTSITIGTTTYNINLSELLYVEAEHVYIKLHYQSKNTLIRSSLTSFLELMPKNTLVQISRGVAINPKYIEKIEAAKVTLAGVELKRSKNYATNLDQAI, from the coding sequence ATGCTTAAAAATATAAAAAACATCCTCATTGTAGAAGATGAGGTCTTACTGGCACAACAACTCAAACAAGCCATGCTCAAGCATGGCTATAGATGCGCCGGCATTGCTATAGATTATAAAGGGGCTCAAGCCATTCTAGACTCTACCAAGGTAGATATGGTGCTTCTGGATATTAAGATTTCAGGAGAAAAAACAGGCATTGATGTGGCCCAGTACATCAATGCCAATTACGGTTTGCCCTTTATATTCATGACCTCTTATAATGATGAAGATACCCTAACTAAAATAAAAGCACTGCACCCTAAGGGCTATATCAACAAACCGCTCAATCATGCCACCTTGTTAATGACCATGGATATCATTTTTGATAATATGGGAGATAACGAGAGCAACTACACCAGCATCACTATTGGCACCACCACCTATAACATCAACCTTTCAGAATTACTTTATGTAGAAGCAGAGCATGTCTATATAAAGTTGCATTACCAAAGCAAAAACACCTTAATACGGTCTTCTTTAACCTCCTTTTTAGAGCTCATGCCCAAAAACACACTCGTACAAATAAGTAGAGGTGTGGCCATCAACCCTAAATATATAGAGAAAATTGAAGCCGCTAAGGTCACACTGGCCGGAGTAGAGCTCAAACGCTCCAAAAATTACGCAACTAACTTAGATCAAGCCATCTAA